AAACCATAAGCCTCAACGATAGGTTTTTCTATAATTTCTACTTTCTCAACAGTGTCTTTTTCTTTCTTCTCATCTCCGCATGAGCTCAAAAAAAGGCAACCTAAAACAATCAAACAAAACTTCTGCATTCTCAATGTGTACTTTTTTCTGGGTTAAAGATATGGTCTACCCATTGTTTTCCCCAATCATTTAACTCCTCTTTAGAATATAATTCGGGAAAAAATATAATTTTTTGAAAACTTGGCGGCAAATATTCTTTCCAATTGGTTCCTCCTGTAGCATCAATAGGTTTTTTATCTTTAGCAAGGTAGCGGTACGCAGAACCCATATGCATTAAAGGCCAATTAACATTCGCATTAATATCAAGCTCCTTTAAAGCTTTAATAAGCAATTCGTTTTGCTTATCCTTTTCTGGTAGTTGAAGGTATTTTGAGTAGATACTACTGTTTTCTACTTGCTTGGCAATACGAATTAACCTAGGAGTATACCTGTATTCAAATTGCTTTAGGGTTAGTGTTTTCTCACCAGTATCTTTATCTGTAGCACCTTTTTTCCAGTAAATATGCTCGTATAACTCCTCTATTCCATCCGCTGAAGAAAAATCATCTCGCTCTGTATGGTGTACCAAGTTTTCCATAGAAGTAGCATAAATCTCAATCATCCTGTACTGTGCGGATTGAAACCCACTTGCAGGTAATAGAGCCATTCTGTATTGCAAGAACTGCTCCCGTTCCATTCCATTAATCATAATACTGAAAGATGAAATTAAAACTCTATAATAGCCATTAATTCTATTTGCTTTTTCAATAAAGAAAGCAACACTTTGAGTCTTGTCATCTACCAATTGCTTTTGCTCATGAAGTATGAGTTTAAAATACAATTCTGTAATTTGATGGTACATGATGAAAATTTCTTCATCAGGAAAATGTGTTCTAGGTATTTGAAGACTTAAAAGCGTATCTAAGTGTATATAATCCCAATACGTTAAATAGCGCTGATAAAGAAGACCATCTAAATAAGAACTTAAATCTTGACCTGAATTTTTATACTTTTCTTCAAGCTTCGATATTTGCATATCGATATCTTCTTTACTTTTCAAAATGGAATAAATTTAGGTTAACTGAATACTTTGCAAAAACAATGTTTTTACAAAAATAGAATAAAGAATTAAAATAGAATTCTTTATTGAAGTCTAGTTTTAATCAGCCCCCTTAATACTACTTTATTTAACAAAATAGTATTGTAAATTTTAATCCATAATAATTTTAAACTGATTATTCAACCCATTATAACCATCCAAGTCTGCCTTAATAGAACCTACTGCAATATCTGCCTTTATCCGAATTGGTATTTTATTCTGGTCATTAGACACCCAAAGAGATAAACTTTCTTCTTCCTTAAAAACACGACCAGATTGCACATAAGGTCTAAATTTTAAACATGCTACCTTACCGTATTTTGTTTTTAAGGTATCTATGCCAACATACTTTAATTTAAATTGATATACCCCATCATCATCATACAGCATATCTAATTTAATAAACTCACCTTCGGTAAGGTCATTAAAATCGTAATTCTTTCTGATATAATAAAAGGCAGAAATTAAGTCTTGGACTTTATTGGTGATAGTAAAATTTTGTTTTTTACCGTGCTTTATATCATTAAGCTCGGCTTTTTTATTTTTGTAATCAAAATTAATTTCCATGTCTTTAGTATAGCCACCCTCATCTATCTTACGAACAAACTTATAAGGCTTACCATCTTCTTTATCAAAATAACTTTCATAAACATCATCTACCTTATAAAAAACCCGTGCAGCTCCTGTTGTTTTGCCTTCACCCCGAACTTTATATACACTTTTACCGTTTACATTATCATTAGTAAGATGTAACGTAGCACTACTCGCATTAAAAATACCATAATGAATGCGAAACTTAAGCCACTCTCCTGATTTGAACGGCTCACTATCTTCCTGTGCCTGTACAGTATTGATTGCTATAGCGAATATGAGTAGTAAAAAATTTTTCATACATATAAAGATTGCCTTAAAGGATTTAAACTCTTTAAGAGGTTAGTTTAAAGCTAACACTGTAAAAATAGTAAAAAACAAATTTCACAGAACCAACTTTACACTTAGTTAAACAAAATTTATTCCAAACTATTGTATTCTCTAAATAAACAATAAAAAAAGCCCAGTGTTTCCACTGGGCTTTCCCTAAATAACCAACCAAACTTTAAATTATGAAAAACCAATACTTAAAGTCAATAAGGGAACCACCCCTTATTTGGTGACAAAGTTATAACAAACCTCTTATTCTAAAATTAGTTTTAACGTACTTTAACTATAGTCTTAACAGTAATTTATAGAAGTAAGATAAAAATTAATAATTCATTAAGAAAATTGATGTAATTTAGAGCGTTCCTCTTGCTTCCTGCTCTCTTTCTATAGCCTCAAATAGTGCTTTAAAATTACCTACTCCAAAAGATTGCGCTCCTTTTCTTTGAATAATTTCAAAAAATAAGGTAGGTCTATCTACAATCGTTTTAGTAAACAATTGCAAAAGGTACCCCTCTTCATCCCTATCAATTAAAATTCCATGTTTTTTAAGCACTTCAATATCTTCATCAATATCTCCTACACGCTCCAATAAATCATCATAATATTCTTCTGGCACATATAAAAATTCAACTCCACGATCTCTCATCGCAGATACCGTAGCAACTATATCATCTGTAGCCAGTGCCAAATGTTGTACTCCCGGCCCATTATAAAAATCTAAATATTCCTCTATTTGAGATTTCTTTTTACCTTTTGCCGGCTCATTTATCGGGAATTTTACACGGCCATTACCATTACTCATTACCTTACTCATCAATGCCGTATATTCTGTAGCAATATCATTATCTACAAAAGAAACAATTTGAGCAAAGCCCATTACTTCCCCATAAAATTTACACCACGTATTCATTTCATTCCAACCTACATTACCAACAATATGGTCTATAAATTTAATCCCGGTTGGCTCTGGATTATAATGAGATTCCCATTTTCTAAACCCTGGCAAAAAAACACCCTTGTAGTTTTTTCGCTCTACAAATAGATGAACTGTTTCTCCGTAAGTATAAACTCCAGAACGAACCACATGACCATTTTCATCTTCCTCTTTTGTAGGTTCTAAATAAGGCTTCGCCCCACGCTTTGTTGTTTCTTCAAAAGCTTTAGTAGCATCATCTACCCACAAAGCAATAATTTTTACACCATCGCCATGTTCATTTATATGTCTATTTATGTCTCCATCTTTTTCTAATGGTGTTGTTAGAACCAAACGTATCTTATCTTGCTTTAACACATAAGACACTCGGTCTTTAACTCCAGTCTCTAAACCTGCATATGCTTCTGATTGAAAGCCAAAGGCTGTTTTATAAAAATGTGCTGATTGCTTTGCATTGCCTACGTATAGCTCTACATAATCTGTTCCTAATAACGGAAGGAAATCTTCTGCCTCTTTAAAAAGTTTTTTTAGAGAATATTCGGTGTTCTTTAAGTCTTTTAAATTTTTTATTTCTGCTGCCATGATATTTTTTCTTGAAATGATTTATAAAAAATAAGGTATACACAAGTTTCTTCCTTAAGTAAAAGAAAGAATTAAAATAACATCACCACATGGCACGGAGGTGCGCCGTAATATCAACCCTGTATTGTAGCATTTTACAAATATCGCAATTAAAGTATAACTTTTATATTAAATTAACAACAAACCAATGGGGGCTGAATTAAAACCAATAGCCAACACTAAAAAACAAATTTGATTGTGATTTTTCAGGAGTCCAAGAATAGATTACCTGTAACGGACCAATAAATGACTCCCATCCATAACCAACACCATACCCTGAAAAAGTTGGCTCTTTAAACCATTCTCCTGTTCTAAAAAGATCATCATCTACATTTGCATAATTTGCAACAAACATCAAATGATTTTTAGCAGCGAATTCATAATCCAACTTCAACAGACCTTTCACAAAGCTGTTTCCAGGAAGACTTAAAAAATCATAGCCATAAAAAGAGATAAAATTATTTACTCTAGCTGCTCCAAAACCACCCAAAACAAAATCAAACGTAGACACCGATGATGTCCCTAATTTAAAACCTCCTTCTGTTTCAATATTCAATGACACCTTGTCGAATAAAGGAAATGCCGCACCCATTTTAGATTGTGCTACGGAAAATTCTTTAAAATTATTGGTAAAATCGGATGATGCTACGTAGAAATGAAAATCTCCCTCAAAAAACATACCTTTACTAGGGAAGTATTTACTATCATAAGTATCTAAGGTTAATTTCCCATAGCCACTAAAAAAATTGCTTTTTTCAAAATACAGCCTATTATCATTTAAAACCTCATCTGAATCTGATAGCTGACTAATGGTCTCTGTACTATATTTTAAAAATTTATGCTCCACTCCTAATGTAAATGCAAACTCTTCTTTAACTACGGTTTGCAAATAAAGCTGATTGGTTACATCAGACACATCTATATTTATCGTCTTAACATTAGAATCTGCTGGTACATTAAAATTAGATTCAAAACTTTGATAATCAATATCTTGACCAAATCCAACAAATCTAGAATTAAAACCAAAACTCCAATAAGAACCCTTATCTATATAATAATCTAAATTATACCTAACATTATCTCCCAATATAAAATCAAAAGAAACAACGTCATCATCAAAAAGAATATTCTTTTTCGTCAAATTTAATATTGCCGCACTATTAAATAAATCGTCATAATGCACCCCCATTTTTATAAAGGTTTTTATTTTATTTTCTCGTAAATCTAATACCAAATCTGTTTTATCATTATTAGGCTCAAGATGATACCTTATCGTTTTAAAGTTGCCAGTAGCAGATAAATTACCGATACCTTGTTGTAATTTTTCAAATGTTACATTATTATCTAACGGAAACCGTAATTTACCTTTTACAAACCCTCTAGAATAATTATCACTCCCATTAATAATTAGATTATTTAATACCAAGGTGTCTTTAACTATAACAGGAGTCTTATCATAAGGCTTCCTATTTTGCTTAATTGCTAGCTCCTTTAAAGCAATGTAATTTTCTCTTGCCGCTAACTCACCGCTATTTATAATTTCTGGTAAATAAGCAAAATCTATCACAGAATACTTTTCTATATTTGGTTTTATATAGATATCTGTTTCTTTTACTTTTTTAACCATGTCTTTTACCGTTCTGTAATTATTTATCTGCAACAAAACTTCTGTAGCGGAACCTAAATGTTCTCGACTTGAAAGTCCATGCTGCACATCTACACCAATAATAACATCTGCTCCCATTTTAAGGACACCATCTATAGGATAATTATTAATCACCCCTCCATCAATTAACACTTTGCCATCAATTTCTGTAGGCTCAAATAGCGATGGAAAGGTTCCGCTTGCTAATATCGCTTCTGGAAGGTACCCCTTATTAAGCATAATTTCATTTCCGGTTTCCACATCTGTGGCCACACAAAAGAATGGAATGGGCAGTTTACTAAAATCTTCAATATCATCTACATGGTAGAGCAATTGTACCAATTCGTTATAAATACTTTGTCCGCTAGATATGGCAGAAGGAAAGGAGATTTTAAAATTCTTAAAAGGAAGCGTTAGGGCATATCGTTCTGAATCTTCTTTCT
This genomic stretch from Cellulophaga algicola DSM 14237 harbors:
- a CDS encoding DUF3108 domain-containing protein is translated as MKNFLLLIFAIAINTVQAQEDSEPFKSGEWLKFRIHYGIFNASSATLHLTNDNVNGKSVYKVRGEGKTTGAARVFYKVDDVYESYFDKEDGKPYKFVRKIDEGGYTKDMEINFDYKNKKAELNDIKHGKKQNFTITNKVQDLISAFYYIRKNYDFNDLTEGEFIKLDMLYDDDGVYQFKLKYVGIDTLKTKYGKVACLKFRPYVQSGRVFKEEESLSLWVSNDQNKIPIRIKADIAVGSIKADLDGYNGLNNQFKIIMD
- a CDS encoding tryptophan 2,3-dioxygenase family protein, yielding MKSKEDIDMQISKLEEKYKNSGQDLSSYLDGLLYQRYLTYWDYIHLDTLLSLQIPRTHFPDEEIFIMYHQITELYFKLILHEQKQLVDDKTQSVAFFIEKANRINGYYRVLISSFSIMINGMEREQFLQYRMALLPASGFQSAQYRMIEIYATSMENLVHHTERDDFSSADGIEELYEHIYWKKGATDKDTGEKTLTLKQFEYRYTPRLIRIAKQVENSSIYSKYLQLPEKDKQNELLIKALKELDINANVNWPLMHMGSAYRYLAKDKKPIDATGGTNWKEYLPPSFQKIIFFPELYSKEELNDWGKQWVDHIFNPEKSTH
- the hppD gene encoding 4-hydroxyphenylpyruvate dioxygenase — translated: MAAEIKNLKDLKNTEYSLKKLFKEAEDFLPLLGTDYVELYVGNAKQSAHFYKTAFGFQSEAYAGLETGVKDRVSYVLKQDKIRLVLTTPLEKDGDINRHINEHGDGVKIIALWVDDATKAFEETTKRGAKPYLEPTKEEDENGHVVRSGVYTYGETVHLFVERKNYKGVFLPGFRKWESHYNPEPTGIKFIDHIVGNVGWNEMNTWCKFYGEVMGFAQIVSFVDNDIATEYTALMSKVMSNGNGRVKFPINEPAKGKKKSQIEEYLDFYNGPGVQHLALATDDIVATVSAMRDRGVEFLYVPEEYYDDLLERVGDIDEDIEVLKKHGILIDRDEEGYLLQLFTKTIVDRPTLFFEIIQRKGAQSFGVGNFKALFEAIEREQEARGTL
- a CDS encoding patatin-like phospholipase family protein, with amino-acid sequence MNRILFLLAFLVSIFTGVSQDNSKKEDVKVGLVLSGGGAKGFAHIGALKVIEEAGVQIDYIGGTSMGAIVGALYASGYSANELDSIFRNTDFTKLIQDNLPRSSKTFYEKEDSERYALTLPFKNFKISFPSAISSGQSIYNELVQLLYHVDDIEDFSKLPIPFFCVATDVETGNEIMLNKGYLPEAILASGTFPSLFEPTEIDGKVLIDGGVINNYPIDGVLKMGADVIIGVDVQHGLSSREHLGSATEVLLQINNYRTVKDMVKKVKETDIYIKPNIEKYSVIDFAYLPEIINSGELAARENYIALKELAIKQNRKPYDKTPVIVKDTLVLNNLIINGSDNYSRGFVKGKLRFPLDNNVTFEKLQQGIGNLSATGNFKTIRYHLEPNNDKTDLVLDLRENKIKTFIKMGVHYDDLFNSAAILNLTKKNILFDDDVVSFDFILGDNVRYNLDYYIDKGSYWSFGFNSRFVGFGQDIDYQSFESNFNVPADSNVKTINIDVSDVTNQLYLQTVVKEEFAFTLGVEHKFLKYSTETISQLSDSDEVLNDNRLYFEKSNFFSGYGKLTLDTYDSKYFPSKGMFFEGDFHFYVASSDFTNNFKEFSVAQSKMGAAFPLFDKVSLNIETEGGFKLGTSSVSTFDFVLGGFGAARVNNFISFYGYDFLSLPGNSFVKGLLKLDYEFAAKNHLMFVANYANVDDDLFRTGEWFKEPTFSGYGVGYGWESFIGPLQVIYSWTPEKSQSNLFFSVGYWF